A region from the Salifodinibacter halophilus genome encodes:
- a CDS encoding MFS transporter — protein MNSTEFRAAYSLAGIFSLRMLGLFMIYPVFTIFAQQHLVGATPITIGLALGAYGLAQAVFQIPFGLASDRVGRKKMIAIGLLIFAVGSVVAALSDSIWGVIAGRLLQGGGAVSSVILALNADLTLEENRNKSMAIIGMTIGLAFAIALVLGPLLNGWIGVPGIFGFTAVLALAGVPVLYKVTPEPAAAYSHRDTQAVPAMFWTVLGDPELRRFDFGIFALHAMLAASFIALPELLRGTLDIGERQEWMVYLPVLAVSFVVMIPAVILAEAKRLMKPVFIGSVALLLVTQVVLAAYHNSWLELVVLLTLFFAAFNVMEASLPSLISKAAPADGKGTAMGVYSSAQFFGIFAGGMLGGWAYGADGVSGVFWVGSAIAVVWLGVAATMPQPRFARTHLLAVGALDDDEANALARRIEAEAGVFEASVVSADRVAYIKFDGKLTSADHLDQFAAAQAHAGES, from the coding sequence ATGAATTCGACCGAGTTCCGCGCGGCCTATTCGCTGGCCGGCATTTTTTCGCTGCGCATGCTAGGTCTGTTCATGATCTACCCGGTGTTCACGATCTTTGCGCAGCAACATCTCGTCGGGGCAACGCCAATCACCATCGGGCTCGCATTGGGCGCCTATGGCCTGGCGCAGGCCGTGTTCCAAATCCCGTTCGGTTTGGCGTCGGATCGTGTTGGCCGCAAAAAGATGATTGCGATCGGCTTGTTGATTTTTGCCGTTGGCAGCGTCGTTGCCGCGCTATCAGACTCGATTTGGGGCGTGATCGCGGGACGTCTGCTCCAGGGCGGGGGCGCGGTCAGTTCTGTCATTCTGGCGCTCAATGCGGACCTGACACTGGAGGAAAATCGCAACAAGTCGATGGCGATTATCGGCATGACGATCGGGCTCGCGTTCGCGATCGCGCTGGTGTTGGGGCCGCTATTGAACGGCTGGATCGGTGTGCCCGGCATTTTCGGCTTCACCGCGGTTCTGGCCCTGGCCGGTGTGCCGGTGTTGTATAAGGTGACGCCCGAGCCGGCCGCCGCGTATTCCCACCGCGACACACAAGCCGTGCCGGCCATGTTTTGGACCGTGCTTGGCGATCCTGAACTGCGGCGCTTCGATTTCGGCATCTTCGCCTTACACGCCATGCTGGCGGCCAGCTTCATCGCGCTGCCCGAGTTGTTGCGCGGGACGCTCGATATTGGCGAGCGCCAGGAGTGGATGGTCTATCTGCCAGTGCTCGCGGTCTCATTCGTCGTCATGATCCCGGCGGTCATTCTGGCTGAGGCCAAACGGCTGATGAAGCCAGTATTCATTGGTTCGGTCGCGCTTTTGTTGGTCACCCAGGTGGTGTTGGCCGCGTATCACAATAGCTGGCTTGAATTAGTGGTATTGCTGACGCTGTTCTTCGCTGCTTTCAATGTCATGGAAGCGAGTTTGCCGTCGCTTATTTCCAAGGCCGCACCGGCCGATGGCAAGGGCACGGCGATGGGCGTTTATTCCAGCGCGCAGTTTTTCGGCATATTCGCTGGCGGTATGCTGGGTGGCTGGGCATATGGTGCCGATGGTGTCTCCGGCGTGTTCTGGGTAGGCAGTGCCATTGCTGTGGTCTGGCTCGGGGTCGCGGCAACCATGCCGCAGCCGCGGTTCGCGCGCACGCATCTGCTGGCGGTGGGTGCTTTGGATGACGACGAAGCCAACGCGCTCGCCCGGCGTATCGAGGCCGAAGCGGGCGTTTTCGAAGCCAGCGTGGTGTCGGCCGACCGCGTGGCATATATTAAATTTGACGGTAAGCTGACCAGCGCTGATCATTTGGATCAGTTCGCAGCCGCGCAAGCCCACGCAGGGGAGTCCTGA
- the ssb gene encoding single-stranded DNA-binding protein, with product MATRGVNKAIIIGNLGADPETRYTASGSAVTNASVATTDSWRDRNSGETQERTEWHRIVFFGRLGEIAGEYLRKGSKVYIEGRLQTRKWQGQDGQDRYTTEIVGNDMQMLDSRGGGGGSAPMGGGQGGGQQQQNRQPAGNQPQPQPQPQQQQQSGQQPVDTGFDDDLDDDIPF from the coding sequence ATGGCCACTCGAGGTGTCAACAAGGCAATCATCATCGGCAATCTTGGCGCCGATCCGGAAACGCGTTATACCGCCAGTGGTAGTGCGGTAACCAACGCCAGTGTCGCGACCACGGATAGCTGGCGCGACCGAAACTCGGGCGAGACGCAAGAGCGCACCGAGTGGCACCGGATTGTGTTTTTCGGTCGGCTGGGTGAGATCGCCGGCGAATACCTACGAAAGGGCAGCAAGGTCTATATCGAGGGCCGGCTTCAGACCCGCAAGTGGCAGGGCCAGGATGGCCAGGACCGCTATACCACCGAAATCGTGGGCAATGACATGCAAATGCTCGATTCGCGCGGTGGTGGCGGCGGCAGCGCGCCCATGGGTGGCGGCCAGGGTGGCGGCCAGCAGCAACAAAACCGCCAGCCAGCTGGTAATCAGCCGCAGCCGCAGCCGCAGCCGCAGCAGCAACAGCAATCGGGGCAACAGCCGGTCGATACTGGCTTTGATGACGATCTGGACGACGATATTCCGTTTTAA
- a CDS encoding helix-turn-helix transcriptional regulator: MDSKQAIECFSALAQDTRFAAFRLLVRYEPDGLPAGEVARLLEVPHNTMSVHLAALTRAGLTLSQRHSRSIIYRANLAHVQETVQFLVRDCCGGRPEVCQPLLDSLADCTPPPDQ, translated from the coding sequence ATGGACTCGAAGCAGGCAATCGAGTGCTTTTCAGCACTCGCACAGGACACGCGGTTCGCGGCTTTCCGCCTGCTCGTACGCTACGAGCCGGATGGCTTGCCGGCGGGTGAAGTCGCGCGTTTACTGGAAGTGCCGCACAACACCATGTCCGTGCACTTGGCGGCATTGACGCGGGCCGGTCTGACTTTATCCCAGCGTCATAGCCGCTCGATTATTTATCGCGCCAACCTCGCGCACGTACAGGAAACCGTGCAGTTTCTCGTGCGCGATTGTTGCGGCGGGCGACCAGAAGTTTGCCAGCCGTTGCTGGATTCGTTGGCTGATTGCACACCGCCGCCTGATCAATGA
- the arsC gene encoding arsenate reductase (glutaredoxin) (This arsenate reductase requires both glutathione and glutaredoxin to convert arsenate to arsenite, after which the efflux transporter formed by ArsA and ArsB can extrude the arsenite from the cell, providing resistance.) gives MHPLIYHNLNCSTSRNTLAMIEAAGETPAVVDYVEDPPSRDQLCWLLEQMGMSPRELLRRKGAPYDELGLDEPGLSDAQLIDAMLAHPILINRPIVVTDRGVRLCRPSERVLALLDNPGDRFIKEDGEVITYAQDAT, from the coding sequence ATGCACCCGCTGATTTATCACAACCTGAACTGCAGCACGTCGCGTAATACGCTGGCCATGATCGAAGCAGCCGGTGAAACGCCCGCGGTCGTTGACTATGTCGAGGATCCACCATCGCGGGATCAGCTGTGCTGGTTACTCGAGCAAATGGGCATGTCGCCGCGTGAACTGTTGCGCCGCAAGGGCGCGCCCTATGATGAATTGGGTTTGGACGAACCGGGGTTAAGCGACGCGCAACTGATCGATGCCATGCTGGCACATCCGATCCTGATTAATCGGCCGATCGTGGTAACTGACCGGGGCGTGCGGCTTTGCCGACCGTCCGAACGGGTGCTAGCGCTACTGGATAATCCCGGCGATCGTTTTATCAAGGAAGACGGTGAAGTCATCACGTACGCACAGGACGCGACATGA
- the arsH gene encoding arsenical resistance protein ArsH, with the protein MNDDLVRHDLPNIDPDALDPVDVDALAGADSPRHAPRILILYGSLRSHSYSRFLSQEVGRLLRWFGCEVRFFDPAGLPLPDNAEADHPRVQALRDLATWSEGMVWISPERHGAMTGVMKSQIDWIPLSLGGVRPTQGKTLAVMEVSGGSQSFNAVNQLRVLGRWMRMVTIPNQSSVPKAFGEFDDNGRMKDSALYRRVVDVCEELVKFTWLIRERGDYLTSRYSERVESAEQTSRRVNQAAH; encoded by the coding sequence ATGAACGATGACTTAGTTCGGCACGATCTGCCGAATATCGACCCGGATGCGCTCGATCCCGTCGATGTTGACGCACTGGCTGGTGCGGACAGTCCACGGCATGCGCCTCGCATTCTTATCCTCTATGGTTCGTTGCGGTCGCACTCCTATTCGCGCTTTCTCTCGCAGGAAGTTGGCCGATTGCTGCGCTGGTTCGGCTGCGAGGTGCGATTCTTCGATCCGGCCGGTTTGCCGCTACCCGACAATGCCGAGGCCGATCATCCACGTGTGCAGGCACTGCGCGATCTGGCGACCTGGTCGGAGGGCATGGTGTGGATTAGTCCGGAACGCCACGGTGCGATGACTGGCGTCATGAAGTCGCAAATCGACTGGATTCCGTTATCGCTGGGTGGCGTGCGGCCAACCCAGGGCAAAACGCTGGCAGTGATGGAGGTCTCCGGCGGTAGTCAGAGTTTCAATGCAGTCAATCAGTTGCGTGTGTTGGGCCGCTGGATGCGCATGGTCACGATTCCGAATCAGTCGTCGGTTCCCAAGGCATTTGGTGAATTCGACGATAATGGCCGCATGAAAGACTCAGCGCTGTATCGGCGCGTGGTCGACGTCTGCGAGGAGCTCGTGAAATTCACCTGGCTGATACGTGAGCGGGGCGATTATCTGACCAGCCGTTACTCCGAGCGCGTCGAAAGCGCTGAACAAACCTCGCGGCGTGTTAATCAGGCCGCGCACTAA
- a CDS encoding arsenic transporter, with translation MLALVIFIVTLVLVIWQPKRVGIGWSALGGAAVALATGVVQPADVVVVWHIVWDATFTFVALIIISLILDEAGFFAWAALHIARWGNGRGHVLFPLIVLLGAVIAAFFANDGAALLLTPIVIAILVRLEFSAAASLAFIIATGFIADTASLPLVISNLVNIVSANFFEVSFDRYATVMVPVDLVSIIATLTVVWLAFGRKIPRRYAVDALDQPTTAIVDPYVFRAALPVLVVLLVAYFVLARWHVPFCVVTGAGAFVLTGIAGRWWRGGRGTTISLGPVIRGAPWQIVLFSLGMYLVVYGLGQAGLTHYGAVVLDWLGQQGVIVATLGTGFLSAFVASIMNNMPSTLVGALAIKQTQGPELIHELMIYANVIGNDLGPKFTPIGSLATLMWLHVLAGKGYRIGWGQYMKIGLILTPPVLLASLIALALWLPLITSG, from the coding sequence ATGCTAGCGCTGGTCATTTTCATCGTCACGCTCGTGCTCGTTATCTGGCAGCCGAAGCGTGTGGGTATCGGATGGAGCGCATTGGGCGGCGCGGCTGTCGCGTTGGCTACCGGTGTCGTGCAGCCGGCCGATGTTGTCGTGGTCTGGCACATCGTCTGGGATGCCACGTTTACTTTCGTCGCACTGATCATCATCTCGCTGATTCTCGACGAGGCGGGGTTTTTTGCGTGGGCTGCGCTGCATATCGCGCGTTGGGGCAACGGACGTGGGCATGTCCTATTTCCACTGATCGTTTTGCTGGGTGCGGTGATCGCCGCTTTTTTCGCCAACGACGGCGCAGCCTTGCTGCTCACGCCGATTGTCATCGCGATCCTGGTGCGGCTGGAGTTTTCCGCTGCGGCGTCATTGGCCTTTATCATCGCCACTGGCTTTATCGCCGATACAGCAAGCCTGCCGTTGGTGATCTCGAACTTGGTCAACATCGTCAGTGCTAACTTCTTCGAGGTGTCGTTCGACCGTTACGCCACGGTTATGGTGCCGGTCGACCTAGTCTCAATTATCGCCACGCTGACAGTCGTCTGGCTGGCTTTCGGCCGTAAGATACCGCGGCGTTATGCGGTGGACGCACTCGATCAGCCGACCACCGCAATCGTGGATCCGTACGTGTTTCGGGCGGCGCTGCCCGTGCTGGTTGTTCTGCTGGTTGCCTATTTTGTGCTGGCGCGATGGCACGTGCCGTTTTGCGTTGTCACTGGTGCCGGCGCCTTCGTTCTGACAGGCATTGCTGGTCGCTGGTGGCGTGGCGGTCGCGGTACGACCATATCGCTCGGCCCAGTGATTCGCGGTGCGCCCTGGCAGATCGTGCTTTTCTCGCTCGGCATGTATCTGGTGGTCTACGGCTTGGGCCAAGCCGGACTGACGCACTATGGTGCCGTGGTGCTTGATTGGCTCGGTCAACAGGGTGTGATTGTGGCCACGCTTGGCACTGGTTTCTTGTCGGCATTTGTTGCTTCGATTATGAACAACATGCCGTCCACGCTTGTTGGCGCACTGGCGATCAAGCAGACGCAAGGGCCCGAATTAATCCACGAGCTGATGATTTATGCCAACGTCATCGGCAACGATCTCGGCCCGAAATTCACGCCGATCGGCAGCCTGGCGACACTGATGTGGCTGCATGTACTGGCCGGCAAGGGATATCGCATTGGCTGGGGGCAGTACATGAAAATCGGTCTTATCCTGACGCCACCGGTGCTGCTGGCAAGCCTGATCGCGCTAGCACTTTGGCTGCCATTGATCACATCCGGATGA
- a CDS encoding membrane integrity-associated transporter subunit PqiC: MHLYRQLIRPALIVSGTLLLAGCAGSPPTQFIALNVTSSSGPTTDIGQPALALGHVELASALDRPYLVRETGANTRKVSTTARWIAPLDQQVHQTLGRDLANRLGSKQYAGTVSSSDTERILSVSIDRFIADANNVVHLTADWHVGAADAERRRSGHAQLTIKAESHTPGNIAAAMSHALGQLSTRIVAMLQRKPANG; this comes from the coding sequence ATGCACTTGTATCGCCAGCTCATACGCCCGGCGCTAATCGTCTCGGGCACATTGCTGCTCGCCGGCTGTGCCGGCAGCCCGCCCACGCAGTTCATCGCACTCAACGTTACGTCGTCGTCCGGCCCGACCACCGACATCGGCCAACCAGCGCTGGCGCTCGGGCATGTCGAGCTTGCTAGTGCACTGGATCGACCGTATCTGGTCCGCGAGACCGGCGCCAATACGCGCAAGGTAAGCACGACCGCACGCTGGATCGCCCCGCTCGACCAGCAAGTTCACCAAACCCTGGGCCGCGATCTGGCCAATCGGCTCGGTTCGAAACAATACGCGGGCACCGTCTCGAGCTCGGATACCGAGCGCATTTTGAGCGTGTCGATCGATCGCTTTATAGCGGACGCAAATAACGTCGTCCACCTGACGGCCGATTGGCATGTGGGCGCTGCCGATGCAGAACGCCGACGTTCAGGGCATGCGCAACTAACGATCAAGGCCGAGTCCCACACGCCCGGCAACATCGCCGCCGCCATGAGTCACGCACTCGGGCAACTGAGCACGCGCATCGTCGCCATGCTCCAACGTAAGCCGGCAAACGGCTAG
- a CDS encoding MCE family protein encodes MEQTNNNSRLEGAETGPATARIRRTPWRGWLMAVPLAAMILVAYLVVRTWVFAGPTVTVTFPHSAGISAPGTVVKYKGMRVGHVTSVDLVDDLRKVQATLQLRGSVADAVNDGTKFWIVSPSLLNGDIQSLVSGPYIAMRPGKGADREHFKGRLHPPRRPDQVSGRIVTLTTADKGLLGRGSLVLYHGIQAGRILTTDYDANKDRVEIRALIKQPFAKKLTDSSRFWRAGGFNIGTGSDAVNIKTPRPQALVSGAIAFGNVAQSQPQNGHTGGDKKTADRYPLYDGQTAARSALAGPNRRFSLTPTNGLDGISTGAPVTLEGQKIGRVSAVRMRYDPSSKRIQTGLDVTIYARALGIGGQTSNNEQATAKNNATARLVNALSQLVSNGLRAKISANIPVVGGKHIELAMVGQKDAQGLDHTQDPPAIPMVAGGGIGDIMDKIGDIASKLDAVPIARIGQNVAKTTENAQQIASSPQIRQALSNLNHSLANVEDVTANANGQIKPTLESLREAAAEADNTLRQIKQVTGGPASNQANVQQLVGEVTRTSRSIRALTSYLQQHPDALLRGRGQ; translated from the coding sequence GTGGAACAAACAAACAACAACAGCCGCCTCGAGGGCGCCGAAACCGGACCGGCGACGGCACGCATCCGTCGCACGCCCTGGCGTGGCTGGCTGATGGCTGTGCCACTCGCAGCGATGATCCTGGTCGCCTATCTGGTCGTGCGCACCTGGGTGTTCGCTGGCCCGACCGTAACCGTCACCTTTCCACACAGCGCCGGCATTAGCGCGCCCGGGACAGTTGTTAAATACAAAGGCATGCGAGTAGGCCATGTCACCAGCGTCGATCTGGTCGACGACTTGCGCAAAGTGCAGGCAACGCTTCAGCTACGGGGCTCGGTAGCCGATGCCGTCAACGATGGGACCAAATTCTGGATTGTGTCGCCCAGTCTTTTGAACGGCGACATACAGTCGCTCGTCAGCGGTCCTTATATCGCGATGCGCCCCGGCAAAGGCGCGGACCGGGAGCATTTCAAGGGTCGCCTGCACCCGCCCCGTCGTCCCGACCAAGTCTCGGGGCGAATCGTGACGCTGACCACAGCGGATAAAGGGCTACTGGGGCGCGGTTCGCTGGTCCTTTATCACGGCATCCAGGCCGGGCGCATTCTGACTACGGATTATGACGCCAATAAAGACCGCGTCGAAATCCGTGCGCTAATCAAACAACCGTTTGCCAAAAAACTCACCGACAGCTCCCGTTTCTGGCGCGCCGGCGGATTCAATATCGGAACCGGCTCGGATGCTGTCAACATCAAGACACCACGCCCCCAAGCCTTGGTTTCCGGCGCGATCGCGTTCGGCAACGTCGCACAATCACAGCCGCAAAACGGCCATACGGGCGGCGACAAGAAAACCGCTGATCGGTACCCGCTCTACGATGGACAAACGGCGGCACGGTCGGCGCTCGCGGGCCCGAATCGGCGCTTCTCACTGACACCAACCAACGGCCTAGACGGTATTTCGACGGGTGCACCGGTGACACTCGAAGGTCAGAAGATAGGCCGTGTTAGCGCTGTCCGAATGCGCTACGACCCTTCATCGAAACGTATTCAGACCGGACTGGATGTAACGATCTACGCACGTGCGCTCGGCATCGGTGGCCAGACCAGCAATAACGAACAGGCAACAGCGAAAAACAACGCCACCGCCCGGCTCGTTAATGCGTTGAGCCAGCTGGTCTCCAACGGACTGCGTGCCAAAATCTCAGCCAATATTCCAGTGGTCGGTGGCAAGCACATCGAGTTGGCAATGGTCGGGCAGAAAGACGCCCAGGGTCTCGACCATACGCAGGATCCGCCTGCCATACCGATGGTCGCCGGTGGCGGCATCGGCGACATAATGGACAAGATCGGCGATATCGCCAGCAAGCTCGACGCCGTGCCTATCGCCCGCATCGGTCAAAACGTGGCCAAAACGACCGAAAACGCGCAACAGATCGCAAGTTCTCCCCAAATCCGCCAGGCACTGTCGAACTTGAACCATAGCCTGGCCAACGTTGAAGACGTTACGGCGAACGCCAACGGACAGATCAAACCGACGCTGGAAAGTTTACGTGAAGCGGCGGCGGAGGCCGACAATACACTGCGACAGATCAAGCAGGTGACAGGCGGCCCCGCGAGCAATCAGGCCAACGTGCAGCAACTGGTCGGCGAAGTGACACGTACTTCGCGCTCGATTCGAGCACTCACGAGTTACCTCCAACAACATCCGGACGCGCTGCTCCGTGGACGGGGGCAATAA
- a CDS encoding paraquat-inducible protein A, which translates to MAIACADCGTEQNIPEIRARTVAECIRCGRVLDRADSGVRTALAWVLALFFLLLAANAVPIGQVMLGGEIRVGYISSGVVALGDENWPILALMYALFVIVFPIVRTGSLALVLTMLLTRRRPRWLGRMYRYSQNLRLWAMPDVLVLAGLVIFMRTQVQLGSQVLAGGWCLVAAACLNMLLPWLLSPHHVWRKIMPNREPPTDEAAISCDSCDLVLPLSTEDTRCPRCRHRLHLRKPDALSRTTALVLAGYILYFPAYYYPMSYSIQPSGLQAHTIISSVERLFSANFYIVGVIIFVASIMIPLVKLIGLSWLLISVKFPSTRALALRTRLHRYIHYIGRWSNTDPFIVALMAPMISFSGLADVHVGRAALPFALVVIITMLASRCFDARLMWDAAYAHL; encoded by the coding sequence ATGGCGATTGCCTGCGCAGACTGCGGCACCGAACAAAACATTCCAGAAATCCGGGCGCGGACCGTGGCCGAATGCATTCGCTGTGGGCGCGTGCTCGACCGCGCCGATTCGGGGGTCCGGACCGCACTGGCCTGGGTCCTCGCTTTATTCTTCCTGCTGCTTGCGGCCAATGCCGTTCCGATCGGGCAAGTCATGCTCGGCGGCGAAATACGGGTCGGCTACATAAGCTCGGGGGTGGTGGCACTCGGCGACGAAAACTGGCCGATCCTCGCGCTCATGTATGCGCTCTTCGTGATCGTCTTCCCCATCGTTCGCACTGGCAGTCTCGCCCTCGTGCTAACGATGCTGCTCACCCGGCGGCGACCACGCTGGCTTGGTCGCATGTATCGCTACAGTCAAAATCTCCGACTCTGGGCCATGCCTGACGTGCTGGTTCTAGCCGGGCTGGTCATTTTCATGCGAACGCAGGTCCAACTCGGCTCACAAGTACTGGCCGGCGGCTGGTGTCTGGTCGCGGCCGCTTGTCTGAACATGCTTCTGCCGTGGTTGCTCTCCCCTCACCACGTATGGCGCAAAATCATGCCTAACCGCGAGCCACCCACCGATGAAGCCGCGATTAGTTGTGACAGCTGCGATCTTGTCTTGCCGCTTTCCACCGAAGACACGCGCTGTCCGCGCTGCCGACACCGCCTGCATCTGCGCAAACCGGACGCCCTCAGCCGCACCACCGCGCTCGTTTTGGCCGGATACATTTTGTATTTCCCGGCCTACTACTACCCAATGAGCTACTCGATCCAACCCAGTGGCCTACAAGCGCACACCATCATCAGTAGTGTCGAACGGCTTTTTTCGGCGAATTTCTATATTGTCGGGGTCATTATTTTCGTGGCCAGCATCATGATCCCCCTCGTGAAGCTAATCGGTCTCAGTTGGCTGCTGATCAGCGTCAAGTTTCCGAGTACACGCGCGCTGGCGCTGCGTACCCGTTTGCATCGCTACATCCACTATATCGGTCGCTGGTCGAACACCGATCCATTCATCGTGGCACTCATGGCACCCATGATATCGTTCAGTGGCTTAGCCGACGTCCACGTGGGGCGCGCCGCACTGCCGTTCGCGCTCGTCGTGATTATTACCATGCTGGCGTCGCGATGTTTTGACGCGCGTCTAATGTGGGACGCTGCCTACGCGCATCTTTGA
- a CDS encoding type 1 glutamine amidotransferase domain-containing protein: MKILMVLTSHADLGDTGHKTGFWLEEFAAPYYVFRDAGAEVTLASPAGGQPPIDPNSDTDEAATDDTRRFKADTQGQHALANTTPLAEIDPDSFDAVFYPGGHGPLYDLVDDRHSIALIETMFNAGKPTALVCHAPGALKNVQGTDGQPLVAGKRVAGFTDTEESAVGLADVVPFLVAQMLIEQGADYSQGADWQAHVVESGALITGQNPASSTRTALVLLRQLDV, from the coding sequence ATGAAAATTCTGATGGTTCTGACATCGCACGCGGACCTAGGCGACACCGGCCACAAAACCGGTTTCTGGCTAGAAGAGTTCGCGGCGCCCTACTATGTCTTCCGCGATGCCGGCGCCGAGGTCACGCTAGCCTCCCCGGCCGGCGGCCAGCCACCGATAGACCCGAACAGTGACACGGACGAGGCTGCCACCGACGATACGCGGCGCTTCAAAGCCGATACCCAGGGCCAACACGCGCTGGCCAACACGACGCCGCTGGCCGAAATTGATCCAGATTCATTCGACGCGGTGTTTTATCCCGGCGGCCACGGCCCACTCTACGATTTGGTCGATGACCGCCACTCGATCGCCCTTATCGAGACCATGTTCAATGCCGGCAAGCCGACTGCGCTCGTCTGCCATGCCCCCGGGGCACTTAAGAATGTCCAAGGTACAGACGGTCAACCGCTGGTCGCTGGCAAGCGCGTTGCCGGCTTTACTGACACCGAGGAGTCGGCCGTCGGATTGGCTGATGTGGTGCCATTTTTGGTGGCGCAGATGCTCATCGAACAGGGCGCTGATTACAGCCAGGGCGCGGACTGGCAGGCCCACGTCGTCGAATCCGGTGCCCTGATTACGGGGCAAAACCCGGCTTCATCGACCCGGACGGCGCTGGTATTGCTGCGACAACTAGACGTTTAA
- a CDS encoding aldo/keto reductase, translated as MHYRNLGQTGLKVSELCLGTMTFGTSFKNIAEVEQRDADELVERALDAGVNFFDTADMYSRGESEVILGQAFKNLGVDRDKVVIATKLRAPMSEDAAYGTGDVNNVGLSRKHIMASIDASLKRLDTGYIDLYQAHGWDQSTPLEETLKAFDDLVRMGKVLYPGCSNWPARHIARALAICEHRGWASFISLQAYYALAGRDLEHELLPLAREQGLGVMPWSPLAGGMLSGKFRRDQAGPEGARRTDFNFPPVDERVFDAVDVLEAVANETGASTPQIALAWTLAQPGVTSTIIGANKRTQLDDNLDAVNVTLSDEQLARLNDVTAPTPLYPAWMVERQNSAH; from the coding sequence ATGCACTATCGCAACCTCGGCCAAACTGGCCTCAAGGTCTCCGAGCTCTGTCTTGGCACCATGACCTTCGGTACCAGCTTCAAAAACATCGCCGAAGTCGAACAACGCGACGCCGATGAACTGGTCGAGCGCGCGTTGGATGCCGGCGTAAACTTCTTCGACACCGCCGATATGTACTCGCGCGGCGAATCCGAGGTCATTCTCGGCCAGGCGTTCAAGAACCTCGGCGTCGACCGCGACAAAGTCGTTATCGCCACCAAGCTCCGCGCGCCCATGAGCGAGGACGCGGCCTACGGCACCGGTGATGTCAATAACGTCGGACTATCGCGCAAGCACATCATGGCCTCGATCGATGCCAGTCTGAAACGCTTGGATACGGGGTACATCGATCTGTATCAGGCCCACGGCTGGGACCAATCGACGCCGCTGGAAGAAACGCTGAAGGCCTTCGACGACTTGGTGCGTATGGGCAAGGTGCTCTACCCCGGCTGCTCCAACTGGCCGGCGCGCCACATCGCCCGCGCGCTTGCTATCTGCGAGCACCGAGGCTGGGCGTCATTCATCTCGCTGCAAGCCTACTATGCACTGGCCGGTCGCGACCTGGAACATGAGTTGTTGCCGCTGGCGCGCGAGCAGGGCCTCGGTGTGATGCCATGGTCGCCGCTGGCCGGTGGCATGCTGTCGGGGAAATTCCGCCGTGATCAGGCCGGACCGGAAGGCGCGCGACGCACGGATTTCAACTTTCCGCCCGTTGATGAGCGCGTGTTCGATGCTGTCGATGTGCTCGAGGCCGTAGCGAACGAAACTGGCGCCAGCACTCCGCAGATCGCCCTGGCGTGGACACTCGCTCAGCCGGGCGTAACCTCGACCATCATCGGCGCCAACAAACGCACACAGCTGGATGACAATCTCGACGCGGTTAACGTGACGCTGTCCGACGAACAGCTAGCGCGTCTAAACGACGTGACCGCACCGACGCCCCTGTATCCAGCATGGATGGTCGAACGTCAAAACAGCGCTCACTAG